The Spiroplasma citri genomic sequence TTAGTTGGAACAGCAGTGGGAATGGCTATTAATGGAATGAAACCAATTGTTGAAATGCAATTTGAAGGATTTTCATATCCAGCGTTTCAACAACTTTTTACCCATGTTGCACGATTACGTAATTGCTCACGCGGTCGTTTTACTTGTCCATTAATTGTTCGTATGCCAATGGGTGGAGGAATTCGTGCGTTAGAACATCATTCTGAAGCAGTTGAAGCAATGTTTGCGCATAATCCAGGTCTAAAAGTAGTTATTCCGTCAACGCCATATGATACCAAAGGATTATTATTAGCAGCTGTTCAATCACCTGATCCAGTCATCTTTTTAGAACCAACGAAGATATATCGTGCTTTTAAACAAGAAATTCCTGATGAATATTATACTTTACCAATTGGTGAAGGTTATAAAATTCAAGAAGGAGAAGATTTAACAATTGTTACTTATGGAGCACAAGTTAGTGAATGTGAAAAAGCTTTAGCACAATTAAAAGAAGAAGGACTCCCTATTAATGTTGATTTAATTGATTTACGAACAATTCAACCATGAGATCGTGAAATTGTTATTGAATCTGTTAAAAAAACAGGGCGAATTCTAGTTGTTCATGAAGCTGTTCGTTCATTTTCAGTTGCATCAGAAGTTATTACAACTGTTAATGAAAAATGTTTTGAATATTTAAAAGCCCCAGCGGGACGGGTAACTGGTTATGATATTATTATTCCATTTGATCGTGGTGAGCATTATCATCAACCATCAGTTCAAAAAATTGTAGTTAAAATTAAAGAATTAGTTAACTACCAATTTTAGATAGGAGTTGAAAGTAAAAATGGTTAAATTTAAATTCGCCGATATCGGAGAAGGATTAACAGAAGGAAAAGTGGCCAAAATTATGATTGAAGTTGGTGACAAAATTAAAGACGGAGTTGAAATGTTCGCCGTTGAAACTGATAAAGTTAATACGGAAATTTATGCGCCATGTGATGGTATTGTTAGCAAAATTAATATGGCAGTTGGCGATACAATTTATGTTGGTGATGTCGTAGTTGAAATTGATGATGGCACTGCCGGTGATAGTCCAGCACCAGCTACATCAGAGCAACCAACGACAGTACCAGTTGAAGAGGAAAAAGCAGCAGGAGTAGTTGGTGCAGTATCAATTTCTAATACCGTTTTAGCGCCACGTCATTTACCAAACAATGGTAGTGCTAATGTTGATAGTAATAAAAATGTGTTATCAACGCCAATTGTGCGAAAAATGGCAGCTGATTTAAAAATTGATTTAACAAAAATTCAAGGTTCAGGACAAAACGGTAAGATTATGAAAGCTGATTTAGTCCAAGGGGCAAAAAGCACAACAACTGGCCCTACTTTATCAACAATGCCAATTAATATTCCGCAAATTAATGCAACAGGTGCTGTTCGTCGCGAAGCAATGTCACCAATTCGTAAAGCAATTGCAAAACAAATGACTTTGTCAAAAACTGTTATTGCTGAGGCAACATTAATGAAAAATATTGATGTAACAAAATTAATTGAAATTAGAGCACAATTAAAAGGACAAGCAGAACAACAAGGAGTTAAGTTAACATATATGCCCTTTTTTATGAAAGCTTGTGCAATTGCTTTAAAAGATTTTCCAATTTTAAATGCAGCATATGATCAAGAACAACAAGAAATTATTTTTAAAGACTACTATAATATTGGAATGGCAACTGACACACCGACTGGTTTAATGGTTCCTGTTGTTAAAGGAGTTGATCAGTTAAATATTATGCAAATTGCAAAAATGATTAATGATTTAGCAACAAAAACACGTGAGCGTAAATTAAAACCTGATGAAATGAAAGATGGAACCTTCACAATTACTAATTTTGGGTCAGCGGGCATTGAATTTGCTACACCAGTAATTAATTTCCCAGAAGTAGCAATCTTAGGAGTTGGAATTATTAAAAAGGCACCAGTTATTAATAAAAATAATGAAATAGAAATAAGTTCAATCTTACCATTATCGTTAACGATTGATCATCGTTTAATTGATGGTGCTGATGGTGGTCGCTTTTTAGCACGAGTAACAGAATTACTAGAATCACCAGCTTTATTATTATTGTAAGAGAAGAGGTTATGAAATGGAAAACAAATATGATGTAATTATTGTTGGAGCAGGCCCAGGTGGCTATGTTACAGCGATTAAAGCAGCTCAAGAAGGTTTAAAAACACTAATTATTGAAAAGGAATATTATGGTGGTGTTTGCCTAAATGTTGGTTGTATTCCAACAAAAGCGTTGTTAAAAAGTAGTAAAGTATATGATATGATGAAACATGCTGACAACTATGGTATTGATGTTGCAAAAGCAGCAGTCGCCCCAAATTGAGTAAAAATGCAAGAACGAAAAGCAAAAGTAGTGACGCAATTAACAAAAGGGGTTGAATTTTTATTGAAAAAAAATAAAGTTGACCTAATTAAAGGCGAAGCGAAAGCAATTGACAAAAATACCGTTGAAGTTGCTGGGAAACGTTATTTATGTGCTAATTTGATTATTGCAACAGGAAGTGTTTCGCGTAGGCTACCATTACCAGCTTTTGAACAAGCTGAAAAAGCTGGTTATGTTATATCATCAACAGAAGCTTTATCATTACCAACAATTCCAAAAAAATTAATTATTATTGGTGGTGGTGTCATTGGCATTGAATTTGCTTGTTTATATCATCGTTTAGGAACAGAAGTAACAATTTTACAAGGTTTAGACACTATTTTAGAGTTATTAGATAAAGACATTCGTGAAGAATTAACAAAATTGTTAATTAAAAATAAGGTAAAAATTGAAACTTCAGTTAAGATTAAAGCAATTAAAGGTAAATCAGTAATTTATGATAATAGTGAAGGAAAAGAAGTAAAACTAACATCAGATTATTGTTTAGTTTCAGTTGGTCGAACACCAGTAACAACTGGTTTTGAAAACATTGGACTAAAAATTGGAGAGCGAAAAAACATTGAAGTTGATGAGCAATGTAAAACAAACTTGCCTGGTGTATATGCAATTGGCGATGTTGTGGGGCGTGCAATGCTAGCTCATGTTGCTTGAGCACAAGGAATTTTAGTAATTGATAATATCAAGGGAAAAAATGTAAAAATGAATTATAATAGAATTCCTTCTTGCATTTATTCATTCCCAGAAGTAGCAACAGTTGGAATTACTGAAGAGCAGGCAATTAAAGATAAAATTGCTTATAAAGCATTTAAATTTCCACTAGCAGCAAATGGTAAAGCAATAGCTGACGGAGAAACTGATGGTTTTGTTAAAATTTTATGTGATCCAAAATATGGTGAAATTTTAGGAGCTCATATTGTTGCTGCAACAGCAACAGATATGATTTCTGAAATTACTGCTTGTATGGAAACAGAAGGAACAATTCATGAATTGGCAAAAACAGTTCACCCACATCCGACGCTATCAGAGATTATTATGGAAGTTTCCCATGGTTTAGAAGGCCGTGCAATTCATATTTAAAGTTACAGAAGTAACTTTTTTATTTAAAAATAATAACTAAAAAGATTAATTTTGTTTGAAAAGTCTGCTTTTCATTTAATATTAATTTTGTTATAATAAACACATTAAATCGGTCTATAAAGTTTACTAAAGGAGATTTCAATGGCAAGAAAACCAGGCAGTTGACATAAACTTAATAATTTAACAAAAAATGTTACTGTAGTATCACGTAAAAAGGGATGACTTGCTGCAATTTGTGCTGTATTATACCTTAGCGCTTTAATTCCCTCTGCTTATTTTGCCGTGGCATTTTTAGCAGATATTTTAAATTATGGTGGTATTGAAACCGATGGGCCCTTGCCCGATGTTAATGATGGAGATTATTTTGAAGTTAACTTTGCAAAAACAGAATTGCGAGATAATACAATAACAACTCCAGTCTTTGAAACTTATGAAACTCCTCCTGACCCTAATAGTGGGCAAGTTGCACAAACTCGTGTTCGTGCAAGATCATTACGATTAGAATATGCTTATAATTTAATTTTTGAAAAAGCACCTAGTTTATATATTGCAAATAATATCTTTTTTAAACATAAATATAATCAGCCTAATCAAATTCAAATTTTAGATATTTTTACTGATTCACGAGGCACACAGCGGTTAAGTCTTGCTGATGTGCAGCAAAATCAATTTAATTTAATGAAAAATTTATTATTTTTAAAAATCAAATACCAAGGGGTACTACAAAAAAATTTAATTTGAATGCCAACATTATTTGTTGGTAATGAAGGATTTTTATCAAATTTTTTAAGCTTTAAATTAGGAGAAACAAGAAACAAAGATGATTTAAAACCAATAGTTTGAGAAAAACAAACAAATATTCTAGGTGAACAAGCTAATAATATTATGATTAATGGTACTAATGATAGTTTAGCGTTAGCAGATAGAGTTTATGCTGCTTATAAAGAACGTTTTGCTGCTTTTTATGCAGAAAATAAAGGAAATGATAAAGAATTTATTGGCGATTATAATCCATATAGTAATTTTTCTATTTCAAGTGTTAATCCAAATGACCAACTGTTTCCAAGTACTTTTATTGATAGTACACATTACATGCTTGATATTAATCGGGTAATTCAATCAGTATATAAAAAAGGTGATTCAGAGCAAAGTTTTGCAAAAACAGATACTCAGATTAATGGT encodes the following:
- a CDS encoding alpha-ketoacid dehydrogenase subunit beta, producing the protein MPVVNNIQALTHALDLAMEKHQNIVIYGEDVGFEGGVFRVTIGLQAKYGEERCFDAPIAEATLVGTAVGMAINGMKPIVEMQFEGFSYPAFQQLFTHVARLRNCSRGRFTCPLIVRMPMGGGIRALEHHSEAVEAMFAHNPGLKVVIPSTPYDTKGLLLAAVQSPDPVIFLEPTKIYRAFKQEIPDEYYTLPIGEGYKIQEGEDLTIVTYGAQVSECEKALAQLKEEGLPINVDLIDLRTIQPWDREIVIESVKKTGRILVVHEAVRSFSVASEVITTVNEKCFEYLKAPAGRVTGYDIIIPFDRGEHYHQPSVQKIVVKIKELVNYQF
- a CDS encoding dihydrolipoamide acetyltransferase family protein — its product is MVKFKFADIGEGLTEGKVAKIMIEVGDKIKDGVEMFAVETDKVNTEIYAPCDGIVSKINMAVGDTIYVGDVVVEIDDGTAGDSPAPATSEQPTTVPVEEEKAAGVVGAVSISNTVLAPRHLPNNGSANVDSNKNVLSTPIVRKMAADLKIDLTKIQGSGQNGKIMKADLVQGAKSTTTGPTLSTMPINIPQINATGAVRREAMSPIRKAIAKQMTLSKTVIAEATLMKNIDVTKLIEIRAQLKGQAEQQGVKLTYMPFFMKACAIALKDFPILNAAYDQEQQEIIFKDYYNIGMATDTPTGLMVPVVKGVDQLNIMQIAKMINDLATKTRERKLKPDEMKDGTFTITNFGSAGIEFATPVINFPEVAILGVGIIKKAPVINKNNEIEISSILPLSLTIDHRLIDGADGGRFLARVTELLESPALLLL
- the lpdA gene encoding dihydrolipoyl dehydrogenase, whose amino-acid sequence is MENKYDVIIVGAGPGGYVTAIKAAQEGLKTLIIEKEYYGGVCLNVGCIPTKALLKSSKVYDMMKHADNYGIDVAKAAVAPNWVKMQERKAKVVTQLTKGVEFLLKKNKVDLIKGEAKAIDKNTVEVAGKRYLCANLIIATGSVSRRLPLPAFEQAEKAGYVISSTEALSLPTIPKKLIIIGGGVIGIEFACLYHRLGTEVTILQGLDTILELLDKDIREELTKLLIKNKVKIETSVKIKAIKGKSVIYDNSEGKEVKLTSDYCLVSVGRTPVTTGFENIGLKIGERKNIEVDEQCKTNLPGVYAIGDVVGRAMLAHVAWAQGILVIDNIKGKNVKMNYNRIPSCIYSFPEVATVGITEEQAIKDKIAYKAFKFPLAANGKAIADGETDGFVKILCDPKYGEILGAHIVAATATDMISEITACMETEGTIHELAKTVHPHPTLSEIIMEVSHGLEGRAIHI